The Corynebacterium sphenisci DSM 44792 genome includes the window GACGACAGCCTCGACGTGGTCGGCGTGCACCTGGTCGCCGGGCTGTGGGGCACCGTCGGCGTGGGCCTGCTCGCCGACGGCCGGGGGCTGCTCACCGGCGGCGGCGCCGACGGCGCCCGGCTGCTGGTGGTGCAGATCCTGATCGCCGCGGTCGCCATGGTCTTCTCCGGGGCGGTCACCGCCGCACTGGGCCTGGGCCTGCGCGCCACCATGGGCTGGCGGGTCGCCGATGCCGCGGAGCGCTCCGGCATCGACGGCGCCGAGCACGGCGAAACCGCCTACGACACCACCACCGCCATCCCCTCCCCGCGCCCCTAGCCGGACCCCGTCACGACCGAAGAGGAACACCATGAAGCTCATCACCGCAGTCGTCAAGCCCTTCACCGTGCCGGAGGTCAAGGAGGCGCTGCAGCGCATCGGCGTGCACGGCATGACCGTCAGCGAGGTCCGCGGCTACGGCCAGCAGAAGGGCCATACCGAGGTCTACCGCGGCGCCGAGTACAGCGTCGACTTCGTCGACAAGCTCAAAATCGAGGTCGTCGTCGGCGACGGCTCCGCCGCCGACGCGGTCGAGGCGATCGTCGGCGCGGCCCGCACCGGGTCCATCGGCGACGGCAAGGTGTGGGTCACCGACGTCTCCCACGTGGTGCGGGTACGCACCGGCGACGTCGGCGACGCCGCCGTCTAGGCCGGCGCCGATGGCCGCCGCACCCGGCGCCGACCCGCCGCGGCCGGACCCGGCGGCGCTGCTCGCCGCAATCGACCCGCCGGCCGGGTTCGCCCTGGCCGCCACCGGCTCCTACGCCCGCGGGGAGGCCACCGCGCACTCGGACCTGGACCTCACCCTGATCGTGGACCCGGCGGTGCCGGAGGCCGAGGTCGCCCGGGTCGCCGAGTCGATCTGGTACCCGCTGTGGGACCACCCGATCCCGGTGGACCATTCGGTGCGCACCCCGGCGGCGGCGCTGGCCGCCGCCGAGGCCGACCCGGCGGTGTTCCTGGCCCTGCTGGATCTGGCGCATCTGCGCGGCGCCGAGGAGCTCACCGAGGAGCTGCGGGAGCGCCTGCGCACCGCCTGGCGGCGCGGCATGCCCGGCCGCTTCGACGCGCTCATCGGCACCGCCGCCGCCCGGTGGCGCCGCTGCGGTGCGGTGACCGCGATGACCCGGCCGGATCTCAAGCACGGCCGCGGCGGGCTGCGCGACCATGATCTGCTGCGCGCCCTGGCCCTGGCCCAGATCGCCGACACCGGGGGCACCGAGGCCGCCCGGGGGGTGCTGCTGGACATCCGGGCCCGGCTGCACCTCGTCGCCCGGCGGGCCCATGACGTGCTCGACCCCGAGTTCGCGGAGCTCATCCACGCCGACCTGGGCTACCCCGACGGCCGCGCCCTGCAGCGCGGCCTGGCCGACGCCGCCGCGGAGATCGACGCCGCCCTGACCCGGGCCACCGGCACCGCTCGGGCGGCGCTGCCCCGGCGCACCGCGCTGCGCTGGCCGGTGCGGCGCAGCCTGGACGAGGGGGTCGTCGACCACGGCGGGCAGGTGGCGCTGGCCCGCGGCGCCGATCTCGGGGATCCGGGGCTGCCGCTGCGCGCGGCCGCCTCGATGGCGCGCACCGGGATGGCCGCCGGGGAGGCCACCTGGCGGCGGCTGGCCGACTGCCCCGCCCCGCCGCGGCCCTGGCCGGCGGCGGTGCTCGCCGATCTGCTCGCCGTGCTCGCCGCGGATCCGGGGGTGCTCCGCGATCTCGACGCGCACGGGCTGCTGGAGCCGCTGCTGCCGGACTGGCCGGCGATCCGGGGCCTGGTGCCCCGGGAGCGCAGCCACATCCGCACCGTCGACGAGCACACCATCGCCGTGGTCGCCGGGGCCGCGGCCCGGCGCACCCGGGTGGCCCGGCCGGATCTGCTGCTGCTCGCCGCGCTGCTGCACGATCTCGGCAAGGGCCGGGATCGGCCCCATGCGGAGGTCGGCGCGAGCATCGCCGCCGGCTTCGCCGCCGCCGCGGGGCTGCCCGCGGCCGATGCGGCGACCCTGGAGGTGCTGGTGCGCGAGCACCAGCGGCTCGCCGAGCTGGCCACCCGCGCCGACCCGGCGGCCCCGGCGACGGCCGCGGCGCTGGTGGGGCGGCTCGCCGACGCCGGGGACCCGGCCCTGGCCCTGGACGTGCTGGAGGTGCTCACCGAGGCCGATTCGCTGGGCACCGGGCCCGGGGTGTGGACGCCCTCCCGGGCGGCGGGGGTGCGCCGGCTCGCCGCCGGGGCCCGGGAGCGCCTGGCCGGGGCGGTGCCGGGGCCCCCGGAGCCGCCGCCGGCGCCGGAGCCGGGTCCGGTGGCGGTGGCCGGGTGGACGGTGCGGCTGGCCGACCCGGCCGGTGCGGCGGCGCTGGCCGGGCTGCTGCGGGCGCTCGCCGCCGCCGGCTGCGCGGTCGCCGCGGCCACCGCGGTGTTCGACGAGGCCGGGGTGCGCGCCGAGGTGGTGCTGCGGCCCCGCCACGGCGGGCCGCCGCGGCCGGAGGCGCTGCGCGCCCGGTACCGCGCCGCCGGCCGCCCCGGGCCGGCGGCGGCGGCGATCCCGGGCCCGGCCCCCGCGGCGCCGGCGGATGCCCGGCTGCTGCGCCGCGGCCCCGGCGGCGGGATCGTGGAACTGCGCGCCCCGGACCGGCCGGGGCTGCTCGCCGAGGTGGTCGCCGCGGCCGGGGCGGAGCTGGCCTGGGTGCGCGCCGGCACCGTCGCGGGCACCGCGGTGGACCTGCTCGGGGCCCGCCCGGGGCGGGCCGCGGCGGCGGAAACCGGGGTGCTCGGCGTTCTCGGCGCCGGGTATGGTGAGGGGGTTAGCGCTCGATAGTCGAATCAATCAGGGAGTACCAGGCACGTGTTCGAATCACTGTCCGAACGGCTGACCGGGGCACTGAAGGACCTGCGCGGCAAGGGCCGGCTCAGCGAGGCCGACATCAACGCCACCGCGCGGGAGATCCGCCTGGCCCTGCTCGAGGCCGATGTCGCGCTGCCGGTGGTGCGGGCCTTCATCAAGAGGATCAAGACCCGGGCGGCCTCCGCGGAGGTCTCCCAGGCGCTCAACCCCGCCCAGCAGGTCATCAAGATCGTCGACGAGGAGCTGCGCGCGATCCTCGGCGGGGAGACCCGCCGGCTCAACCTGGCGAAGAACCCGCCGACCATCATCATGCTCGCCGGCCTGCAGGGCGCCGGCAAGACCACCCTGGCCGGCAAACTCGCCAAGCACCTCGCCGGGCAGGGCCACACCCCGGTGCTGGTGGCCTGCGACCTGCAGCGCCCCGGGGCGGTGCAGCAGCTGCAGATCGTCGCCGAGCGCGCCGGGGTGGCCTGCTTCGCCCCGGACCCGGGCACCGCCGAGGGCTCCCACGACCATGAGATGGGCACCAGCCACGGGGACCCGGTGGAGGTCGCCCGCCGCGGCATCGCCTTCGCCCGGGGCGCGCACCATGACGTGGTGATCGTGGACACCGCCGGCCGGCTGGGCATCGACGAGGTGCTCATGGGCCAGGCCCGGGACATCCGCGACGCGATCGACCCGCACGAGGTGCTCTTCGTCATCGACGCGATGATCGGCCAGGACGCGGTGACCACCGCGGAGGCCTTCCGCGACGGGGTGGGCTTCACCGGGGTGGTGCTCACCAAGCTCGACGGCGACGCCCGCGGCGGTGCGGCGCTGTCCATCCGGGAGGTCACCGGCAAGCCGATCCTCTTCGCCTCGACGGGGGAGAAGCTGGAGGACTTCGACGTCTTCCACCCGGAGCGGATGGCCGGCCGGATCCTCGGCATGGGCGACATGCTCTCCCTCATCGAGCAGGCCGAGCAGGTCTTCGACGCGAAGGAGGCGGAGAAGACCGCCCGCAAGATGGGCTCCGGGGAGCTGACCCTGGAGGACTTCCTCGAGCAGATGCTCATGATCCGGCGGATGGGCCCCATCGGCAACATCCTGAAGATGCTGCCCGGCGGCTCCCAGATGTCGGAGATGGCGGACATGGTCGACGAGCGCCAGCTCGACCGGATCCAGGCCATCATCCGCGGCATGACGCCGGCGGAGCGGGAGAACCCGAAGATCCTCAACGCCTCCCGGCGCAAGCGCATCGCCCGCGGTTCCGGGGTGACCGTCACCGAGGTCAACCAGCTGGTGGACCGGTTCTTCGAGGCCCGGAAGATGATGAACCAGATGGCCGGCCAGTTCGGGATGCCCGGCGGCAGCCGCAGCGCGACGAAGAAGCGCAAGAAGGGCCGCAAGGGCAAGAAGGGCCGCGGCCGGGGGCCGACCCCGCCGAAGGCCGCCCGGCAGGGCATGCCCGGGATGCCCGGGATGCCCGGCATGCCGGGGATGCCCGGCGCCGGCGGCGGGATGCCGGACCTGGCGGAGCTGCAGAAGCAGATGGGCGATCAGCTGCCCCCGGGCATGGAGGGCATCGATCTCTCCGCCCTGGACTTCGGCGAGGGCAAGCCCGGCCGGCGCTAGCCCCGGCCCCCGCGCACCCCGGGGCGGGCGCCCGCGCGCCCGGTCAGCCGGCGGCCTCGATCCCCTCCAGGATCGGGGTCAGCTCCCGGTCCAGCCGCGCGGCCATGGTGCGGGCCAGCTCATCGGTGATGTGGTTGTCGTCCCGGTAGGCGTAGATGTTGCCGATCACCGGCGGGCAGAACCGCGGCCCGCAGAGCAGGTCGGTCAGATCCAGGGAATGCGCCCCGGCGATCCCGGCGAGCACCGCATCGGCCGGGTTGGCCTCGTCGAGCACTCGGGACCGGGCGATCCCGCAGGAGGCGGCGTCGCCGCCGGCGAGCAGGCATTCGGTGGGGGAGTAGCGCTCCCCCCGGTCGTCGGTGAACCACGGGGTGTCGCGCAGCGCGGCGAAGGGCACCCCGAGCCGCTCCAACTCCCGCCAGAAGTTCACGTAGGGGCCCGGCACGAAGTCCCCGTCGCCGGCCCGGTCCGGCCGGGTGGAGGTCACCACCACCAGATCCGGGGGATTGTCCGCGATATGCGCCATCGCCAGCCGGGTCCACTCCGGGCAGGCCCCGCCGACCTCGTCGATGTCGCCCAGCACCGGCGGGCAGCCCTGCCGCAGCAGCGGGCGCAGCCGCCAGCCGTGCCGGGCGGCGACGATGTCCAGGGGGCTGAACCACTGCTCGGAATGGGAGCCGCCAAGCAGCAGGATCTCCCGCTCCCCGGCCGGGTCGCCCCACAGGCAGGGCCGGCCGTCCTCCCGCTCCAGGGCCAGGGTCTCCGGGCCCTCGCCGCTCAGCGTGATGCAGCCGCGCTTCGCCGGCTCGGGGAACAGGGAGCGGATGATCTCCGGGTTCGGCTCCGGGCGCACCCCGGCCGGCACCGGCCGGCCCTGGTCCATCGCCAGCGCCCCCGGGTACAGCGCCGGGTCCAGCTCCCCGCCGGCGGCCGCCGCGATCCGGTGCTGCTGCACCGGGGTGAGCGCCACCAGGCCGGCCAGCACCACGGCGAGCGCCGCCCCGGCGGCGGCCCGGGCCCGCGGGGCGCCGCCGGCGGCGAGCCCCGCCCACGCCGCCCGCACCCGGGCCTCGCCCACCCGGGGCCGGGCCGCATGCTGCATCAGCGGCCGCTCCAGCAGCCGGTGGGTGAGGTGGGCCAGCACCAGGGACACCGCGATCACCGCGGTGCCCGCCGCCGCCGAGGGCTCCTCGGCCCCGGTGGCGCGCAGCAGCAGGATGAGCAGCGGCCAATGCCACAGGTACAGGGCGTAGGCGATGTCGCCGAGCCAGGTCATCGGCGCCGAGGCGAGCAGCCGGGTGGTCGCCCCCGGCGCGCCCCCGGCGGCGATCACCAGCGCCGCGCCGCCCAGCGGCCACAGCGCCGCGGGACCGGGGAACACCGCCGCACCGTCGAAGAGCGCCGCGGTGGACACCACCATGGCCAGCCCCGCCGGGGCGGCGAGGCGGGCCACCCGCGCCGGCAGCAGGATCCGGGCGCCGGCGATGGCGAGCAGCCCGCCGGCGGTGAGCTCCCAGGCGCGGCTGGCGGTGGAGTAGTAGTTCAGCGCCTGGTCCGACCCGTGCAGCCGGACGGCGTGGGCGAAGGAGGCCAGGGTCACCGCGGCCAGCGGCGCGGCGAGCAGCGCCGAGGGCCGGCCCGGGGCGTGCGTGGCGCGCAGGGTGGCCGCGAGCAGGCAGGTGGCGAGGATCACCGCCAGGTAGAACTGGCCCTGCACGGACATCGACCACAGGTGCTGCAGCGGGCTCACCGAGGCCCCGGCGGCGGCGTAGTCCGCGGCCTGCCGGGCCAGCTCCACGTTCTGGAAGTACAGGGCCGAGGCGCCCACCTGCCGGGCCAGGGCGAGGGTGCGCAGCTGCGGCAGCGCCGCGAGCGCGGCGAGGGTCACCGCGGCGAGCACCGTGAGCAGCGCCGGCAGCAGCCGCCGGGCGGTGCGCCACAGCGGCCACCAGGGGTTGACGCTGCGGGTCGGGTCATCGGCGGCGCGCAGCTGGGAGCCGAGGAAGAAGTAGCCGGAGAGCAGCAGGAACACGTCCACGCCGCCGGAGACCCGGCCCACGTAGACGTGGCAGGCCACCACCAGCGCGATGGCGATGCCGCGCAGCCCGTCGAGATCCCTGCGGTAGCCCATCGGCCTCAGCGCCCCCCGTCCGCGATGGCCCGCAGCACCGGGGCGACCCGGCGGCGGAACTCGGGGGTGAGGGAGGCGGCGATGTCGTCGGTGAGGTGGTTGTCGTCGCGGTAGACGAAGATGTTGCCGAGCACCGCCGGGCACCAGCCGTCCGGGCAGAGCACGTCGGTGAAGTCCACGGTGGTCGAGCCCGGGTAGGCGCCGATGAACTCCTCGGCCGGGTTGAAGGGGGTGAGCAGCCAGTCCGCGGCGGCGCCGCAGGCGTCCGGGTCCCCGCCGTCGGCGACGCATTCGGTGGGCCGCAGCTTCTCCCCGCGGGCGTCGACGAACCAGGGGGTGTCCCGGATGGCCAGGAAGGGCACCCCGATGGCCCGCAGCGCATCCCAGAAGCGCAGGTAGCCCTCCGGGGTGAAATCGTGCCGCGCGGAACCGGGCCGGGAGGCGGTGGTGACCACCAGATCCGGGGTGGTCTCCGCGATGTAGTCCACCACCGCCTGCGACCAGCGGTCGCACACCTCGCCCGAGCCGGGCTGCAGGCTCACCGGGCAGCCCGGGCGCAGCACCGGGATGAGCCGGAAACCCTCCTCCCGGGCGATCGCGTGCAGCGGCGGGAACCACTGCTCGGAATGGGAGGCGCCGACCAGCAGCATGGTGCGCGCACCCGCGGGGTCGCCGTAGACGCAGGGCTCGGTGCCGTCGCCGATGTCGCGCTTCACGGTGTAGATCGCCTCGGGGTCGTCGGCGCGCCGGGTCAGGCAGCCCTCCCAGGCCGGCTGCGGCCACATCGAGTCCGCGAGATCCGGGGCGGGCCGGTAGGGCACCCCGGCCGGGGCGGCCGCGCCCTCGGTGACCACCCGGGCCCCGGGGTAGGCCGTCGGGTCGAGCACCGCCACCCGGGCCGCCCGGATCCGGTGCCGCTGCACCTCCTCCGCGGACACCAGGGACCCGGCGATGAGCAGCAGCGCCACCGCGGCCACGGCGCGCAGCCGGGAGCCGCGGCGGGCGCGCAGCCCCGCCCAGGCGGCGGCGAGGACCCGGTCCCCGCGGTCCGGGCGGGTGCCGCGCTGCATCAGGGGGCGCTCGATGAACCGGTGGGTGGCCCAGGCCAGGGCCACCGACACCGCCACCACGGCGGTGCCCAGCGCCGCGGTGGGCGCCTCCCGGCCGGATTCGCGCACCGCGATGATGAGCAGCGGCCAGTGCCACAGGTACAGCGCGTAGGCGATGTCGCCGAACCAGGTGGCCACCCGGGAGCCCAGGGCGGCGGAGACCATCCCGCCGCGGCCCCGCGAGGCCACCACCAGGGCGGCCCCGGTGAGCGGGAACAGGGTCAGCGGGCCGGGGAAGTGGTAGGCGCCGTCGGCGAGGAGGCCGGTGACCGCGATCATGGTCACCCCGAGGGCGGCGGCCGCGGCGGCGAGCCGGCGCGGCGGGCGCACCCGGGCGATCACCAGGCCGAGCAGGGCGCCCAAGCCCAGCTCCCAGAGCCGGGACCAGGTGGAGTAGTAGTTCAGCGGCTGGTCCACCCCGTGCAGCCACCAGGCGTAGCCGAAGGAGGCGATGGTCACCGCCGCCAGAATCGGGGTCATCGCCGCCGCGGTGGTCCACGGCCGGGCCCCGGCCCGGCGCCGGTTGCGTCCCCGCACGATCCAGCCGACCAGGCTGACCAGCAGGATCGCGCCCAGGTAGAACTGGCCCTGCACGGACATCGACCACAGGTGCTGCAGGGGGGAGGAGTCCGCGCCGGCGGCCCGGTAGTCGCGGGCCTGGGCGGCGAGCTCCCAGTTCTGGAAGTACAGCACGCTGGCCGCCAGCTGCCGGGCGTTGTCGATGGTGCGCATCGACGGTACCCGCCAGAGCACCAGGGCGGCGGTGGCGGCGAGCACGGTGAGCAGGCCGGGCAGCAGCCGCCGGGCGGTGCGCCAGATCGACCACCAGGGGTTGATCGAGCGATGCGGGCGGTCCGCGTTGCGGATCTGGGAGCCGAGGAAGAACAGCCCGGACAGCAGCAGGAACACGTCCACGCCGCCGGAGACCCGGCCCACGTAGACGTGGAAGAGCACCACCAGCGCGATCGCGATACCGCGCAGACCGTCGAGATCGCGACGGTAGGGGCTGGGCGGGGGCGCGGCGCGGCCGGCGGGGGTCGGGGGCACGGCCCCGAACCTAGCACCGGCCGGCGGCGGCCCGGCGTTCAGGGCGGCCCCCGCCGCACCGGCCGGCGGCCGGTACCCGATCCGGGCCCGGACCGGGGGCGGAACCGGGTGGTTCAGCCGGTGGCGAGGCCGTCCAGGAAGGGCCCGATCCGCCGGTCCAGCTCCGGGGCGAGGGTGCGCACGAAGGTCGGGCTGAGATGATCGTCGTCCCGGTACACCCAGACGTTGCCGATCACCGCCGGGCAGGTCCCGTCGGGGCAGAGGATGTCGCTGAAGTCCAGGGCGAGGGTGCCCGGGTACCGGGACAGCGCCCGCGCCCCGGAATCCGCGTCGGACAGGGTCAGCGCCCGCTCCGGTCCGCAGCTGCGGGGGTCCCCGCCGGCGACCACGCACCGGGAGGATTCGAAGTTCCGGAATTCGGCGTCGCGGGACCAGGGGTTGTCCCGGAAGCCGAGGAAGGGGATGCCCAGCTCGGCGAGCTCCTCGAAGAACCCGATATAGGCGCGGGGCGTGTAGTCGCCGACGGCATCCGGGCGGGGCCTGGTGGTGGTGCCCACCACGAGATCGGGTCGGGTGTCCCGGATGTGCCGGAGCAGCCGGGCGTTCCACGTCCGGCACTTGTGCCGCCGGCCGGGGACCTCGCCGACCGCGGCGGGGCAGCCGTGCCGGATGCGCACGGTGATCCGCCACCCGTGCCGTTTGGCGACCGCGTCCAGGGCATCGAACCACTGCTGGGTGTGGGAGCCGCCGACGAGCAGCATCGTCCGATCGCCCGCCGGGTCGCCGAATACGCAGGGGTCGC containing:
- a CDS encoding HD domain-containing protein, with protein sequence MAAAPGADPPRPDPAALLAAIDPPAGFALAATGSYARGEATAHSDLDLTLIVDPAVPEAEVARVAESIWYPLWDHPIPVDHSVRTPAAALAAAEADPAVFLALLDLAHLRGAEELTEELRERLRTAWRRGMPGRFDALIGTAAARWRRCGAVTAMTRPDLKHGRGGLRDHDLLRALALAQIADTGGTEAARGVLLDIRARLHLVARRAHDVLDPEFAELIHADLGYPDGRALQRGLADAAAEIDAALTRATGTARAALPRRTALRWPVRRSLDEGVVDHGGQVALARGADLGDPGLPLRAAASMARTGMAAGEATWRRLADCPAPPRPWPAAVLADLLAVLAADPGVLRDLDAHGLLEPLLPDWPAIRGLVPRERSHIRTVDEHTIAVVAGAAARRTRVARPDLLLLAALLHDLGKGRDRPHAEVGASIAAGFAAAAGLPAADAATLEVLVREHQRLAELATRADPAAPATAAALVGRLADAGDPALALDVLEVLTEADSLGTGPGVWTPSRAAGVRRLAAGARERLAGAVPGPPEPPPAPEPGPVAVAGWTVRLADPAGAAALAGLLRALAAAGCAVAAATAVFDEAGVRAEVVLRPRHGGPPRPEALRARYRAAGRPGPAAAAIPGPAPAAPADARLLRRGPGGGIVELRAPDRPGLLAEVVAAAGAELAWVRAGTVAGTAVDLLGARPGRAAAAETGVLGVLGAGYGEGVSAR
- the ffh gene encoding signal recognition particle protein — its product is MFESLSERLTGALKDLRGKGRLSEADINATAREIRLALLEADVALPVVRAFIKRIKTRAASAEVSQALNPAQQVIKIVDEELRAILGGETRRLNLAKNPPTIIMLAGLQGAGKTTLAGKLAKHLAGQGHTPVLVACDLQRPGAVQQLQIVAERAGVACFAPDPGTAEGSHDHEMGTSHGDPVEVARRGIAFARGAHHDVVIVDTAGRLGIDEVLMGQARDIRDAIDPHEVLFVIDAMIGQDAVTTAEAFRDGVGFTGVVLTKLDGDARGGAALSIREVTGKPILFASTGEKLEDFDVFHPERMAGRILGMGDMLSLIEQAEQVFDAKEAEKTARKMGSGELTLEDFLEQMLMIRRMGPIGNILKMLPGGSQMSEMADMVDERQLDRIQAIIRGMTPAERENPKILNASRRKRIARGSGVTVTEVNQLVDRFFEARKMMNQMAGQFGMPGGSRSATKKRKKGRKGKKGRGRGPTPPKAARQGMPGMPGMPGMPGMPGAGGGMPDLAELQKQMGDQLPPGMEGIDLSALDFGEGKPGRR
- a CDS encoding P-II family nitrogen regulator, translated to MKLITAVVKPFTVPEVKEALQRIGVHGMTVSEVRGYGQQKGHTEVYRGAEYSVDFVDKLKIEVVVGDGSAADAVEAIVGAARTGSIGDGKVWVTDVSHVVRVRTGDVGDAAV
- a CDS encoding acyltransferase family protein, with amino-acid sequence MGYRRDLDGLRGIAIALVVACHVYVGRVSGGVDVFLLLSGYFFLGSQLRAADDPTRSVNPWWPLWRTARRLLPALLTVLAAVTLAALAALPQLRTLALARQVGASALYFQNVELARQAADYAAAGASVSPLQHLWSMSVQGQFYLAVILATCLLAATLRATHAPGRPSALLAAPLAAVTLASFAHAVRLHGSDQALNYYSTASRAWELTAGGLLAIAGARILLPARVARLAAPAGLAMVVSTAALFDGAAVFPGPAALWPLGGAALVIAAGGAPGATTRLLASAPMTWLGDIAYALYLWHWPLLILLLRATGAEEPSAAAGTAVIAVSLVLAHLTHRLLERPLMQHAARPRVGEARVRAAWAGLAAGGAPRARAAAGAALAVVLAGLVALTPVQQHRIAAAAGGELDPALYPGALAMDQGRPVPAGVRPEPNPEIIRSLFPEPAKRGCITLSGEGPETLALEREDGRPCLWGDPAGEREILLLGGSHSEQWFSPLDIVAARHGWRLRPLLRQGCPPVLGDIDEVGGACPEWTRLAMAHIADNPPDLVVVTSTRPDRAGDGDFVPGPYVNFWRELERLGVPFAALRDTPWFTDDRGERYSPTECLLAGGDAASCGIARSRVLDEANPADAVLAGIAGAHSLDLTDLLCGPRFCPPVIGNIYAYRDDNHITDELARTMAARLDRELTPILEGIEAAG
- a CDS encoding acyltransferase family protein, whose product is MPPTPAGRAAPPPSPYRRDLDGLRGIAIALVVLFHVYVGRVSGGVDVFLLLSGLFFLGSQIRNADRPHRSINPWWSIWRTARRLLPGLLTVLAATAALVLWRVPSMRTIDNARQLAASVLYFQNWELAAQARDYRAAGADSSPLQHLWSMSVQGQFYLGAILLVSLVGWIVRGRNRRRAGARPWTTAAAMTPILAAVTIASFGYAWWLHGVDQPLNYYSTWSRLWELGLGALLGLVIARVRPPRRLAAAAAALGVTMIAVTGLLADGAYHFPGPLTLFPLTGAALVVASRGRGGMVSAALGSRVATWFGDIAYALYLWHWPLLIIAVRESGREAPTAALGTAVVAVSVALAWATHRFIERPLMQRGTRPDRGDRVLAAAWAGLRARRGSRLRAVAAVALLLIAGSLVSAEEVQRHRIRAARVAVLDPTAYPGARVVTEGAAAPAGVPYRPAPDLADSMWPQPAWEGCLTRRADDPEAIYTVKRDIGDGTEPCVYGDPAGARTMLLVGASHSEQWFPPLHAIAREEGFRLIPVLRPGCPVSLQPGSGEVCDRWSQAVVDYIAETTPDLVVTTASRPGSARHDFTPEGYLRFWDALRAIGVPFLAIRDTPWFVDARGEKLRPTECVADGGDPDACGAAADWLLTPFNPAEEFIGAYPGSTTVDFTDVLCPDGWCPAVLGNIFVYRDDNHLTDDIAASLTPEFRRRVAPVLRAIADGGR